In Carettochelys insculpta isolate YL-2023 chromosome 31, ASM3395843v1, whole genome shotgun sequence, a single window of DNA contains:
- the CDCA2 gene encoding cell division cycle-associated protein 2 isoform X2, whose protein sequence is MRRQSRQIIKAVASVKENVNGFIEENGEIYSVPVPKDKTVRMDESKNTVVSEIENVNDKSPTCMQKPEGKCNRYIGRKLCPNIKDDSKLTDNETLSVKLKGNLLETSLSYLTADKLQSSFSEGKPTFLSDASYLTPNKVETDVKPDCGSEKLMKTSIDFASVTIAEFGITPESFTAKASVGKPMALKLRRRSTIGVRGSPENNSLIQYLAEQRMNRTQGTFKKASPFKHQNVGSLKDKISAFQSSFQSVQEDEGRSHLPGPSQEEGESQVAGYSQNKPPSIEQHEQSQLSEELISERRSVACKENLKEILNDSDKTAAGVQGISCISPNVTECGSLSSDVFPVLGFPKTPCSFSPECIHEEVGSNTRSQLSRKKVTFAEELSLEVFDETMPPITPLQKRNLPSCEPTLKSSSCLRSVLKKTPVKLLTESVKEHTSNTTNMEENEPLVFLSLSKSCEEWHEGSSSTKTIDKTDVYSYEKPLKRKKITFGENLSPEEFDKMLPANTPLRKGATPVSKPGPQSDSLSPLSPTEKPLSQPNFDCGDDDDDDASCITALPADLPLGVSSVIISEEFLKPLQESVAIQGNMKEINSINNRSSCTRITRSSIKRKYISISEETGLGTSTGIMTTNAQDIKNIRKNKAQRGKNVNKSPPKKLPKVKRRGYGGKRGRKKIEKSLYSVREVASKKPLLSPIPEIPEVFSSAPSSPSTPKKHTLIFSDYSKSGNACIGSRKEVIEQKNMLGRLKRKVPISNKCPSAKELETIESSSTSGMECQLSNNGSDLASAINTEVLNRHENIQTENELGSSIMSLSDKESAVCVSNQISGLDNSNKTSYQQSVPSLMREHTSPVIVKSNSLSSLPNTVMQENKSMSPFDTCDTKGHKKGRDVIENEHVLESDHASDDTGVPKKLEFFNLQDVGVNGSTQTEYPVAEFTREQTRDSGTNVNVRNLSRKGRRSTVSLSGTENWYSEALGNNLSGSFSNEQEAQVENGSQMFRELHYSIEQSFMRVSEDGEKKVRRSMRLHKNAGNEGLAWIKIPVDIHKNSLSDSACKSRRPMHTSIFRESENINQRQEKWIQCSALGKKNNDSVPVMRGPCKTRRRRSMCASTSQETNNTTQTLKTRRASLVYSDTTYQKESEVEAPFEKSHPTA, encoded by the exons ATGCGCAGACAATCCAGACAAATTATAAAGGCTGTTGCTAGTGTCAAAGAAAATGTGAACGGATTTATTGAAGAAAATGGAGAGATTTATTCTGTGCCTGTTCCAAAAGACAAAACTGTCAGAATGGATGAATCAAAGAACACAGTTGTTtcagaaattgaaaatgtaaatgacaaGAGCCCCACATGTATGCAGAAACCTGAAGGAAAATGCAACAGATACATAGGGAGAAAGTTATGTCCAAATATTAAGGATGATAGTAAACTGACAGATAATGAAACCCTTTCTGTTAAACTAAAAGGAAACTTACTTGAAACCTCCTTGTCGTATTTGACAGCAGACAAACTGCAAAGTTCTTTTTCAGAAGGCAAACCTACATTTTTGAGTGATGCAAGCTATCTAACACCTAACAAAGTTGAAACAGATGTGAAACCTGATTGTGGATCAGAGAAACTAATGAAGACATCTATTGATTTTGCAAGTGTAACGATAGCTGAATTTGGGATTACTCCAGAGTCTTTTACTGCTAAAGCATCTGTAG GGAAACCTATGGCTTTAAAACTTAGGCGTAGATCGACAATTGGAGTACGGGGTTCCCCTGAAAACAATAGCCTTATTCAATATCTTGCTGaacaaagaatgaacagaactcAAGGCACGTTCAAAAAG GCCAGCCCTTTTAAACATCAAAATGTTGGCTCCTTAAAGGATAAAATATCTGCCTTCCAATCATCTTTTCAATCAGTGCAAGAGGACGAAGGGAGGTCTCACCTTCCTGGACCCTCACAAGAGGAGGGAGAGTCCCAGGTGGCGGGCTATT CTCAAAACAAACCACCTTCTATAGAACAGCATGAACAGTCTCAGTTGAGTGAAGAGTTAATATCTGAACGCAGGAGTGTTGCTTGCAAGGAAAACTTGAAAGAAATATTAAATGACAGTGATAAAACTGCAGCCGGTGTCCAG GGAATTTCCTGTATATCACCAAATGTTACTGAATGTGGAAGCTTATCTTCAGATGTTTTTCCAGTACTGGGCTTCCCAAAGACACCATGCT CCTTTAGTCCTGAGTGTATCCATGAAGAAGTTGGAAGTAATACTAGGTCACAACTCAGCAGAAAAAAAGTTACCTTTGCAGAAGAACTGAGTTTGGAGGTATTTGATGAAACCATGCCACCTATTACACCACTGCAAAAGAGAAACCTACCATCCTGTGAGCCAACTCTCAAGAGCTCCTCTTGCCTTCGATCTGTTCTGAAGAAAACACCAGTAAAACTACTGACAGAAAGTGTGAAG GAACACACAAGCAATACTACCAACATGGAAGAAAATGAACCTCTTGTATTCCTCAGTCTCTCAAAAAGTTGTGAAGAATGGCATGAAG GTAGCAGCAGTACTAAAACAATAGACAAAACAGATGTATACAGCTATGAAAAGCCACTGAAGAGAAAGAAGATTACATTTGGAGAAAATCTAAGCCCAGAAGAATTTGATAAAATGTTGCCTGCAAATACACCATTGCGTAAAGGAGCGACCCCAGTCAGTAAGCCAGGACCACAAAGTGATAGCCTTTCCCCACTAAGTCCTACCGAAAAACCTTTATCCCAGCCAAACTTTGACTgtggggatgatgatgatgacgat GCATCCTGCATAACTGCTCTGCCTGCAgatttgccattgggagtgagtTCTGTTATAATATCAGAG gaatTTCTTAAGCCCCTTCAAGAGTCTGTAGCAATCCAAGGGAATATGAAAG AAATCAATTCCATCAATAACAGAAGCTCTTGTACCAGAATAACCCGGTCCTCTATTAAAAGAAAG TATATCAGCATTTCAGAAGAGACTGGACTTGGCACCTCAACAGGCATAATGACCACCAATGCTCAAGATATTAAAAATATAAGAAAGAACAAGGCTCAAAGGGGAAAGAATGTAAACAAATCTCCCCCCAAAAAGTTACCG AAGGTGAAACGTAGAGGTTATGGAGGAAAAAGAGGACGGAAAAAGATAGAAAAATCCTTGTACAGTGTGAGAGAAGTAGCTTCCAAGAAACCTCTTTTGAGCCCAATTCCTGAGATACCAGAGGTTTTCTCTTCAGCACCATCTTCTCCAAGCACACCTAAGAAACATACTCTGATCTTCTCAG ACTATTCCAAATCCGGCAATGCCTGCATAGGATCTAGGAAGGAAGTAATTGAACAGAAAAACATGCTCGGAAGACTCAAAAGGAAAGTGCCAATATCAAACAAATGTCCCAGTGCTAAAGAACTTGAGACTATAGAATCCAGCAGCACCAGTGGCATGGAGTGTCAGTTATCAAACAATGGCTCTGATCTTGCTTCAGCCATTAATACTGAGGTGCTTAATAGACATGAAAACATCCAAACAGAAAATGAGCTGGGATCTTCCATAATGTCACTAAGTGACAAAGAAAGTGCTGTTTGTGTGAGTAATCAGATCAGTGGCCTAGACAACAGTAATAAAACCAGCTATCAGCAATCTGTGCCCAGTCTTATGAGAGAACACACATCACCTGTAATTGTAAAATCAAATTCTCTTTCGTCTCTACCCAATACTGTTATGCAAGAAAATAAGAGCATGTCCCCATTTGATACATGTGACACAAAAGGACACAAAAAAGGGAGAGATGTAATAGAAAATGAACATGTACTGGAAAGTGACCATGCTTCAGATGACACGGGGGTGCCAAAGAAGCttgagttctttaaccttcaggATGTGGGTGTAAATGGAAGTACTCAAACTGAATATCCTGTTGCAGAATTCACAAGAGAACAAACACGTGACAGTGGTACCAATGTTAATGTCAGAAACCTTTCAAGAAAAGGCAGGAGAAGCACTGTTTCTCTTTCTGGTACTGAGAACTGgtattctgaagcacttggaaataATCTCTCTGGTTCCTTCTCTAATGAGCAAGAAGCCCAAGTGGAAAATGGTTCTCAAATGTTTAGAGAGCTACATTACTCTATAGAACAGTCCTTCATGAGGGTAAGtgaggatggggaaaaaaaggtaaGACGCAGTATGAGGCTGCATAAAAATGCAGGAAATGAGGGACTTGCATGGATTAAAATCCCAGTTGACATTCACAAGAATTCTTTATCAGATTCTGCTTGCAAATCCAGGAGGCCAATGCATACTTCCATCTTCAGAGAATCTGAGAACATTAATCAAAGGCAAGAAAAGTGGATCCAATGCTCAGCTTTGGGAAAAAAGAACAATGATTCTGTTCCTGTCATGAGGGGTCCTTGCAAAactcggaggaggaggagcatgtGTGCATCTACTTCCCAAGAAACCAACAACACGACTCAAACATTGAAAACAAGAAGGGCAAGCCTTGTGTACAGTGACACGACCTATCAAAAGGAGTCTGAAGTGGAGGCACCTTTTGAGAAGAGCCATCCCACAGCATAG
- the CDCA2 gene encoding cell division cycle-associated protein 2 isoform X1, translated as MRRQSRQIIKAVASVKENVNGFIEENGEIYSVPVPKDKTVRMDESKNTVVSEIENVNDKSPTCMQKPEGKCNRYIGRKLCPNIKDDSKLTDNETLSVKLKGNLLETSLSYLTADKLQSSFSEGKPTFLSDASYLTPNKVETDVKPDCGSEKLMKTSIDFASVTIAEFGITPESFTAKASVGKPMALKLRRRSTIGVRGSPENNSLIQYLAEQRMNRTQGTFKKASPFKHQNVGSLKDKISAFQSSFQSVQEDEGRSHLPGPSQEEGESQVAGYSQNKPPSIEQHEQSQLSEELISERRSVACKENLKEILNDSDKTAAGVQVCKIISPPSVSIVETTTAISQGISCISPNVTECGSLSSDVFPVLGFPKTPCSFSPECIHEEVGSNTRSQLSRKKVTFAEELSLEVFDETMPPITPLQKRNLPSCEPTLKSSSCLRSVLKKTPVKLLTESVKEHTSNTTNMEENEPLVFLSLSKSCEEWHEGSSSTKTIDKTDVYSYEKPLKRKKITFGENLSPEEFDKMLPANTPLRKGATPVSKPGPQSDSLSPLSPTEKPLSQPNFDCGDDDDDDASCITALPADLPLGVSSVIISEEFLKPLQESVAIQGNMKEINSINNRSSCTRITRSSIKRKYISISEETGLGTSTGIMTTNAQDIKNIRKNKAQRGKNVNKSPPKKLPKVKRRGYGGKRGRKKIEKSLYSVREVASKKPLLSPIPEIPEVFSSAPSSPSTPKKHTLIFSDYSKSGNACIGSRKEVIEQKNMLGRLKRKVPISNKCPSAKELETIESSSTSGMECQLSNNGSDLASAINTEVLNRHENIQTENELGSSIMSLSDKESAVCVSNQISGLDNSNKTSYQQSVPSLMREHTSPVIVKSNSLSSLPNTVMQENKSMSPFDTCDTKGHKKGRDVIENEHVLESDHASDDTGVPKKLEFFNLQDVGVNGSTQTEYPVAEFTREQTRDSGTNVNVRNLSRKGRRSTVSLSGTENWYSEALGNNLSGSFSNEQEAQVENGSQMFRELHYSIEQSFMRVSEDGEKKVRRSMRLHKNAGNEGLAWIKIPVDIHKNSLSDSACKSRRPMHTSIFRESENINQRQEKWIQCSALGKKNNDSVPVMRGPCKTRRRRSMCASTSQETNNTTQTLKTRRASLVYSDTTYQKESEVEAPFEKSHPTA; from the exons ATGCGCAGACAATCCAGACAAATTATAAAGGCTGTTGCTAGTGTCAAAGAAAATGTGAACGGATTTATTGAAGAAAATGGAGAGATTTATTCTGTGCCTGTTCCAAAAGACAAAACTGTCAGAATGGATGAATCAAAGAACACAGTTGTTtcagaaattgaaaatgtaaatgacaaGAGCCCCACATGTATGCAGAAACCTGAAGGAAAATGCAACAGATACATAGGGAGAAAGTTATGTCCAAATATTAAGGATGATAGTAAACTGACAGATAATGAAACCCTTTCTGTTAAACTAAAAGGAAACTTACTTGAAACCTCCTTGTCGTATTTGACAGCAGACAAACTGCAAAGTTCTTTTTCAGAAGGCAAACCTACATTTTTGAGTGATGCAAGCTATCTAACACCTAACAAAGTTGAAACAGATGTGAAACCTGATTGTGGATCAGAGAAACTAATGAAGACATCTATTGATTTTGCAAGTGTAACGATAGCTGAATTTGGGATTACTCCAGAGTCTTTTACTGCTAAAGCATCTGTAG GGAAACCTATGGCTTTAAAACTTAGGCGTAGATCGACAATTGGAGTACGGGGTTCCCCTGAAAACAATAGCCTTATTCAATATCTTGCTGaacaaagaatgaacagaactcAAGGCACGTTCAAAAAG GCCAGCCCTTTTAAACATCAAAATGTTGGCTCCTTAAAGGATAAAATATCTGCCTTCCAATCATCTTTTCAATCAGTGCAAGAGGACGAAGGGAGGTCTCACCTTCCTGGACCCTCACAAGAGGAGGGAGAGTCCCAGGTGGCGGGCTATT CTCAAAACAAACCACCTTCTATAGAACAGCATGAACAGTCTCAGTTGAGTGAAGAGTTAATATCTGAACGCAGGAGTGTTGCTTGCAAGGAAAACTTGAAAGAAATATTAAATGACAGTGATAAAACTGCAGCCGGTGTCCAGGTATGCAAGATTATCTCTCCACCATCAGTGTCCATCGTTGAAACTACTACTGCTATTTCACAG GGAATTTCCTGTATATCACCAAATGTTACTGAATGTGGAAGCTTATCTTCAGATGTTTTTCCAGTACTGGGCTTCCCAAAGACACCATGCT CCTTTAGTCCTGAGTGTATCCATGAAGAAGTTGGAAGTAATACTAGGTCACAACTCAGCAGAAAAAAAGTTACCTTTGCAGAAGAACTGAGTTTGGAGGTATTTGATGAAACCATGCCACCTATTACACCACTGCAAAAGAGAAACCTACCATCCTGTGAGCCAACTCTCAAGAGCTCCTCTTGCCTTCGATCTGTTCTGAAGAAAACACCAGTAAAACTACTGACAGAAAGTGTGAAG GAACACACAAGCAATACTACCAACATGGAAGAAAATGAACCTCTTGTATTCCTCAGTCTCTCAAAAAGTTGTGAAGAATGGCATGAAG GTAGCAGCAGTACTAAAACAATAGACAAAACAGATGTATACAGCTATGAAAAGCCACTGAAGAGAAAGAAGATTACATTTGGAGAAAATCTAAGCCCAGAAGAATTTGATAAAATGTTGCCTGCAAATACACCATTGCGTAAAGGAGCGACCCCAGTCAGTAAGCCAGGACCACAAAGTGATAGCCTTTCCCCACTAAGTCCTACCGAAAAACCTTTATCCCAGCCAAACTTTGACTgtggggatgatgatgatgacgat GCATCCTGCATAACTGCTCTGCCTGCAgatttgccattgggagtgagtTCTGTTATAATATCAGAG gaatTTCTTAAGCCCCTTCAAGAGTCTGTAGCAATCCAAGGGAATATGAAAG AAATCAATTCCATCAATAACAGAAGCTCTTGTACCAGAATAACCCGGTCCTCTATTAAAAGAAAG TATATCAGCATTTCAGAAGAGACTGGACTTGGCACCTCAACAGGCATAATGACCACCAATGCTCAAGATATTAAAAATATAAGAAAGAACAAGGCTCAAAGGGGAAAGAATGTAAACAAATCTCCCCCCAAAAAGTTACCG AAGGTGAAACGTAGAGGTTATGGAGGAAAAAGAGGACGGAAAAAGATAGAAAAATCCTTGTACAGTGTGAGAGAAGTAGCTTCCAAGAAACCTCTTTTGAGCCCAATTCCTGAGATACCAGAGGTTTTCTCTTCAGCACCATCTTCTCCAAGCACACCTAAGAAACATACTCTGATCTTCTCAG ACTATTCCAAATCCGGCAATGCCTGCATAGGATCTAGGAAGGAAGTAATTGAACAGAAAAACATGCTCGGAAGACTCAAAAGGAAAGTGCCAATATCAAACAAATGTCCCAGTGCTAAAGAACTTGAGACTATAGAATCCAGCAGCACCAGTGGCATGGAGTGTCAGTTATCAAACAATGGCTCTGATCTTGCTTCAGCCATTAATACTGAGGTGCTTAATAGACATGAAAACATCCAAACAGAAAATGAGCTGGGATCTTCCATAATGTCACTAAGTGACAAAGAAAGTGCTGTTTGTGTGAGTAATCAGATCAGTGGCCTAGACAACAGTAATAAAACCAGCTATCAGCAATCTGTGCCCAGTCTTATGAGAGAACACACATCACCTGTAATTGTAAAATCAAATTCTCTTTCGTCTCTACCCAATACTGTTATGCAAGAAAATAAGAGCATGTCCCCATTTGATACATGTGACACAAAAGGACACAAAAAAGGGAGAGATGTAATAGAAAATGAACATGTACTGGAAAGTGACCATGCTTCAGATGACACGGGGGTGCCAAAGAAGCttgagttctttaaccttcaggATGTGGGTGTAAATGGAAGTACTCAAACTGAATATCCTGTTGCAGAATTCACAAGAGAACAAACACGTGACAGTGGTACCAATGTTAATGTCAGAAACCTTTCAAGAAAAGGCAGGAGAAGCACTGTTTCTCTTTCTGGTACTGAGAACTGgtattctgaagcacttggaaataATCTCTCTGGTTCCTTCTCTAATGAGCAAGAAGCCCAAGTGGAAAATGGTTCTCAAATGTTTAGAGAGCTACATTACTCTATAGAACAGTCCTTCATGAGGGTAAGtgaggatggggaaaaaaaggtaaGACGCAGTATGAGGCTGCATAAAAATGCAGGAAATGAGGGACTTGCATGGATTAAAATCCCAGTTGACATTCACAAGAATTCTTTATCAGATTCTGCTTGCAAATCCAGGAGGCCAATGCATACTTCCATCTTCAGAGAATCTGAGAACATTAATCAAAGGCAAGAAAAGTGGATCCAATGCTCAGCTTTGGGAAAAAAGAACAATGATTCTGTTCCTGTCATGAGGGGTCCTTGCAAAactcggaggaggaggagcatgtGTGCATCTACTTCCCAAGAAACCAACAACACGACTCAAACATTGAAAACAAGAAGGGCAAGCCTTGTGTACAGTGACACGACCTATCAAAAGGAGTCTGAAGTGGAGGCACCTTTTGAGAAGAGCCATCCCACAGCATAG